One Kiritimatiellales bacterium genomic window carries:
- a CDS encoding TaqI-like C-terminal specificity domain-containing protein, translating into MRHNATPCRFGTSASWVVLSLIERSIKEKIEKIGVPLKEWDISINYGIKTGFNEAFIITEQKRIEILANCANAAERRRTDELIRPILRGRDIKRYAHEWAGLYLIATHNGIPDKGIPKIDIEKYQAVKTHLNSYWAQIENRSDQGDTPYNLRSCAYMEDFSKPKIVWSDIATEPSFSFVADQMFFNNTCYIMTRAPTWVLGFLNSTVMKWYFPKIATDLGEKGTRYFKQFVEILPVPELTLPHINIINDLLLRQSYTEIDAVLYSFFGFDDKEIQSIKTCCL; encoded by the coding sequence GTGCGACACAATGCTACACCTTGCCGATTCGGGACTTCTGCAAGCTGGGTAGTCCTTTCACTGATTGAGCGCAGTATAAAGGAAAAGATTGAAAAAATCGGTGTCCCTTTAAAAGAGTGGGACATCTCCATCAACTATGGGATCAAAACAGGGTTTAACGAAGCTTTCATCATAACCGAGCAAAAGCGCATAGAGATTCTTGCCAATTGCGCCAATGCGGCCGAGCGCAGACGGACTGATGAATTAATTAGACCGATTTTGCGCGGCAGAGATATCAAACGCTATGCCCACGAGTGGGCTGGGCTATATTTGATTGCCACTCACAACGGTATTCCTGATAAAGGCATTCCTAAAATTGACATTGAAAAATATCAAGCAGTGAAAACTCACCTTAACTCCTATTGGGCTCAAATTGAAAATCGATCCGACCAAGGAGACACCCCATATAATCTGCGCAGTTGTGCTTATATGGAGGATTTTTCTAAACCTAAAATTGTGTGGTCTGATATTGCAACTGAGCCTTCATTTTCCTTCGTAGCTGATCAGATGTTTTTTAATAATACTTGTTACATAATGACTAGAGCCCCTACCTGGGTGCTTGGATTTTTAAACTCTACAGTTATGAAATGGTACTTTCCAAAGATAGCCACTGATCTCGGTGAAAAAGGTACCAGATATTTCAAGCAGTTTGTTGAAATACTTCCAGTACCAGAGTTAACCTTGCCACATATAAATATTATAAATGATTTATTATTGAGGCAAAGTTATACCGAAATAGACGCTGTTCTGTACAGTTTTTTCGGGTTTGATGACAAAGAGATCCAGTCAATTAAAACTTGTTGTCTATAG
- a CDS encoding master DNA invertase Mpi family serine-type recombinase encodes MNYGYIRVSTDKQTVENQRYEINCFCERKNIVIEHWIEETISGTKEPEKRKLGSVLAKLQKDDILICAELSRLGRSLLMIMDILNQCLKRDVQVWTIKDNYRLGADISSKVLAFAFGISAEIERNLISQRTKEALARRRSEGVILGRPKGRKSTKVKLTGREEQIDRLLKRGYSTSKIARKLKVHRITLGKFIKERMYENRFEM; translated from the coding sequence ATGAACTACGGATACATCCGCGTCAGCACCGATAAACAAACTGTTGAGAACCAGCGTTACGAAATCAATTGCTTTTGCGAACGCAAAAACATCGTGATTGAGCATTGGATCGAGGAGACCATTTCAGGGACAAAGGAACCTGAAAAGCGGAAACTCGGCAGTGTACTGGCCAAGTTGCAGAAGGACGACATTCTCATCTGCGCTGAACTTTCACGCCTTGGACGCAGCCTGCTCATGATAATGGATATCCTGAATCAATGTCTGAAACGTGATGTACAGGTTTGGACGATAAAGGACAATTATCGTCTTGGTGCAGATATCAGTTCAAAAGTATTAGCATTTGCTTTTGGTATCTCCGCCGAGATTGAGCGCAACCTGATTTCACAACGAACAAAAGAGGCACTTGCCCGACGACGATCTGAAGGCGTCATACTTGGTCGGCCAAAAGGGCGAAAGAGCACCAAGGTAAAACTCACTGGACGGGAGGAACAAATTGACAGATTATTAAAACGCGGTTATTCGACATCAAAGATTGCCCGTAAACTAAAAGTCCACCGCATCACACTCGGAAAATTCATAAAAGAGCGCATGTATGAAAATCGGTTCGAAATGTAA
- the clpB gene encoding ATP-dependent chaperone ClpB, producing the protein MDFNKMTQKVREAFQTAQSLAAEHGHQQVDGEHLLLALLRQEEGLAPQLFERMDISTPTALARLEQELQKIPAVSGPGTESGKIYVTQRLNELMVKAQKAMQQLGDEFISVEHLLLAFADEKTKTPAGKILDELSVTKNRIFDALKTVRGNQRVTSDNPEGAYDALKKYGQDLVELARAGKLDPVIGRDAEIRSVIRILSRKTKNNPVLIGEPGVGKTAIVEGLAHRILRGDVPEGLKNKTIFALDMTSLMAGAKYRGEFEERLKAVLNEIKSAEGRIILFIDELHTIVGAGRTEGSTDAGNMLKPMLARGELHCIGATTLDEHRKYIEKDAALERRFQPVLVEMPSVEDTISILRGLRERFEVHHGVHIKDTALVAAATLSDRYITERFLPDKAIDLMDEACASIRTEIDSLPAELDEITRKVMRLEIEETALKKEKDKASQERLEHLQKELAELKTEEQTLRTQWENEKSGIQRVRDLREALDLARRESAEAERAYDLERVAKLRHGTIPQLEAQLKELEEKLHAVDSEKSLLREEVTEEEIAEVVSRWTGIPLTKLLEGEREKLLQLAGDLHKRVIGQDEAVDVVADAVLRARAGINNPNRPIGAFLFLGPTGVGKTELARTLAFELFDSEEHMVRVDMSEYMEKHTVSRLVGAPPGYVGYEEGGQLTEAVRRNPYSVVLLDEIEKAHPDVFNILLQIFDDGRLTDSQGHTVSFKNTIIIMTSNIGSTLLLDGIDDRGGIDEKTRDQVMELLKSSFRPEFLNRLDDTVLFKPLTETEIGSIVELMLDDLRGRLAARDIQLEVSDNAKQYIVKEGFDPVYGARPLRRFIQRHFETQLARSLISGEITDGHTVRADLKNDNLVFKIKE; encoded by the coding sequence ATGGATTTTAATAAAATGACACAAAAGGTTCGTGAGGCGTTTCAAACGGCGCAGTCGCTGGCCGCCGAACATGGACATCAGCAGGTGGACGGCGAACATCTGCTGCTCGCCCTGCTCCGGCAAGAGGAGGGTCTGGCACCGCAGCTTTTTGAACGGATGGATATCTCCACGCCGACGGCGCTGGCGCGGCTGGAGCAGGAGCTGCAAAAAATTCCGGCAGTTTCCGGTCCGGGCACGGAGTCGGGCAAAATTTATGTGACGCAGCGGCTTAATGAGCTGATGGTAAAAGCGCAGAAGGCGATGCAGCAGCTCGGCGATGAGTTTATTTCGGTCGAACATCTGCTGCTGGCGTTTGCGGATGAAAAAACGAAAACGCCGGCCGGTAAAATTCTCGACGAGTTGAGCGTAACGAAAAACCGGATTTTCGACGCCCTGAAAACGGTGCGCGGGAATCAGCGCGTGACGTCGGACAATCCGGAAGGCGCGTATGATGCGCTGAAAAAATACGGTCAGGATTTGGTGGAGCTGGCGCGCGCCGGCAAACTGGATCCGGTGATCGGGCGCGATGCGGAGATCCGGTCGGTGATTCGCATCCTTTCGCGCAAGACGAAAAACAATCCGGTGCTGATCGGCGAACCGGGCGTCGGAAAAACGGCGATTGTGGAGGGTCTAGCGCACCGGATTCTGCGCGGAGATGTGCCGGAGGGGCTGAAAAATAAGACGATTTTTGCACTCGATATGACCTCGCTGATGGCGGGCGCCAAATATCGCGGAGAATTTGAAGAGCGTTTAAAAGCGGTGCTGAATGAAATTAAATCGGCGGAAGGCCGGATTATTCTCTTCATCGACGAGCTGCATACGATTGTCGGCGCCGGCAGAACGGAGGGTTCGACGGATGCCGGCAATATGCTGAAGCCGATGCTGGCACGCGGCGAACTGCATTGTATCGGCGCGACGACGCTCGATGAGCACCGGAAATATATTGAAAAAGACGCGGCGCTCGAACGCCGCTTTCAGCCGGTGCTGGTGGAGATGCCGAGCGTGGAAGATACGATTTCAATTCTGCGCGGATTGCGCGAACGGTTTGAAGTTCATCACGGCGTGCATATTAAGGACACCGCGCTGGTGGCGGCGGCGACGCTGTCGGACCGCTACATCACGGAGCGGTTTCTGCCGGATAAAGCGATCGACCTGATGGACGAGGCGTGTGCGTCGATCCGCACCGAAATTGATTCGCTGCCGGCGGAGCTGGATGAAATTACGCGTAAAGTGATGCGCCTTGAAATTGAAGAAACGGCGCTGAAAAAAGAGAAGGATAAAGCGAGTCAGGAGCGGCTGGAGCATCTGCAGAAAGAGCTGGCGGAGCTGAAGACCGAAGAACAAACGCTGCGCACGCAGTGGGAAAATGAAAAGAGCGGCATTCAGCGCGTGCGCGATCTGCGCGAAGCGCTCGATCTTGCGCGGCGCGAAAGCGCGGAAGCGGAACGCGCATACGATCTGGAGCGCGTGGCAAAACTGCGGCATGGAACCATCCCGCAGCTTGAGGCGCAGTTGAAAGAGCTTGAGGAAAAACTGCACGCGGTGGACAGCGAAAAAAGTCTGTTGCGCGAAGAGGTCACCGAAGAGGAAATTGCGGAGGTCGTCTCGCGGTGGACTGGTATTCCGCTGACGAAACTGCTCGAGGGCGAGCGTGAAAAACTGCTGCAGCTCGCCGGCGATCTGCACAAACGCGTGATCGGTCAGGATGAGGCGGTGGATGTGGTGGCGGATGCCGTACTGCGCGCGCGCGCCGGCATTAATAATCCAAACCGTCCGATCGGCGCGTTTCTGTTTCTCGGTCCGACCGGCGTCGGTAAAACCGAACTGGCGCGCACGCTCGCGTTTGAGCTGTTCGACAGCGAAGAGCACATGGTGCGCGTGGATATGAGCGAATATATGGAAAAACATACTGTGTCGCGGCTCGTCGGCGCGCCGCCCGGCTACGTCGGGTATGAAGAGGGCGGACAGCTCACCGAAGCGGTGCGGCGCAACCCCTATTCCGTCGTTCTACTCGATGAGATTGAAAAAGCGCATCCGGATGTGTTCAACATTCTGCTGCAAATTTTTGACGACGGACGGCTGACCGATTCACAGGGCCATACCGTCAGTTTTAAAAATACAATTATCATCATGACCAGCAATATCGGCTCGACACTGCTGCTGGACGGCATTGATGACCGGGGCGGCATCGACGAAAAAACGCGCGATCAGGTGATGGAGCTGCTGAAAAGCAGCTTCCGTCCGGAATTTCTCAACCGGCTCGACGATACCGTGCTGTTCAAGCCGCTCACCGAAACAGAAATCGGCTCGATTGTTGAACTGATGCTGGACGATCTGCGCGGCCGCCTGGCGGCGCGCGACATTCAGCTGGAGGTCAGCGACAACGCGAAACAGTACATCGTCAAAGAAGGATTCGATCCGGTGTACGGCGCGCGCCCGCTCAGGCGTTTCATTCAGCGCCACTTTGAAACGCAGCTCGCGCGCAGCCTGATCTCCGGCGAAATTACCGACGGCCATACCGTCCGCGCCGATCTTAAAAACGACAACCTCGTTTTTAAAATTAAAGAATAA
- a CDS encoding N-6 DNA methylase, producing MPTIPGATPSQTIRLISRLLFCWFLKQKNIIPIEFFDKAQADHWLNYTDVTGSTYYKAILQNLFFATLNLDPNEARRAFINDNRNYQVIGVEGYRYKRFFRPGMADQFINTCAAIPFLNGGLFECLDKNREDRASVRRLDCFSNRKENEPLLAVPDTLFFDPQRGLFPLLNRYNFTVEENTPLDQEVALDPELLGKVFENLLASYNPETGATARKQTGSFYTPREIVDYMAEAAIAAALGERLPNKDKKTGENGDKGASVHSEASLASASAREKLFSLKILDPACGSGAFPMGILTRLLEILGPKPAERYATKLRLIENCIYGVDIQPIAVQIAKLRFFISLVCDWPDGQTPPLPNLENNFVCANTLVGKKKQAVATLFDNAEIENVKKELSQVRHDHFSARHTSQKKKLRKRDAELRARLFVLLSENDLFAPEDARQLAAWDPYDQNATSAFFDPEWMFDVKDGFDIVIGNPPYVQLQNNGGALANQYKDLGFETFERTGDIYTLFYERGYQFLRKGGHLCYITSNKWMRAGYGASLRQFFSQKTHAKTLIDFAGQKIFDSATVDTNILLLEKTTQEQDTLPTSAVIATDDCRENLSLFVRHNAEKCCFKGDSSWVILSPIERSIKEKIERIGTPLKDWDVKIYRGILTGCNEAFIIDEAKRQQLIAEDPKSAEIIRPDFLNHIHIPVDAMLFKEITLLVRNKNHSAINKVFANFYNLTNEEQVSLETN from the coding sequence TTGCCGACGATTCCCGGCGCAACGCCGAGCCAGACCATCCGCCTCATCTCCCGCCTCCTCTTCTGCTGGTTTCTTAAACAGAAAAACATCATCCCCATCGAATTTTTCGACAAGGCGCAGGCCGACCACTGGCTCAACTATACCGACGTGACCGGCTCCACCTATTACAAAGCCATCCTGCAGAACCTCTTTTTCGCCACGCTCAACCTCGACCCCAATGAAGCACGGCGCGCTTTCATCAACGACAACCGTAACTATCAAGTGATCGGCGTTGAAGGCTACCGCTACAAACGCTTCTTCAGGCCCGGCATGGCCGACCAATTCATCAACACCTGTGCCGCCATCCCCTTCCTCAACGGTGGTCTTTTTGAATGTCTCGACAAAAACCGCGAGGACCGAGCCAGCGTCCGGCGTCTTGACTGCTTCTCCAACCGCAAGGAGAACGAACCGCTCCTCGCCGTCCCCGATACGCTCTTCTTCGACCCGCAGAGAGGGCTCTTCCCTCTCCTCAACCGCTACAACTTCACTGTCGAGGAGAACACCCCGCTCGATCAGGAAGTTGCGCTCGACCCCGAGCTGCTCGGCAAAGTCTTTGAGAACCTCCTCGCCTCCTACAACCCCGAGACCGGCGCGACCGCCCGCAAACAGACCGGTTCTTTCTACACACCGCGCGAGATCGTTGATTACATGGCCGAAGCCGCTATTGCCGCCGCATTGGGAGAAAGGCTCCCGAATAAAGATAAGAAGACAGGAGAAAATGGGGACAAAGGTGCCAGCGTCCATAGTGAAGCATCCCTTGCTTCTGCCTCTGCACGCGAAAAACTCTTCTCCCTCAAAATTCTCGACCCCGCTTGCGGCTCCGGTGCCTTCCCGATGGGCATCCTCACTCGGCTGCTCGAAATCCTTGGCCCCAAGCCTGCCGAGCGTTACGCCACCAAGCTGCGCCTCATTGAAAACTGTATCTACGGCGTGGACATCCAGCCTATCGCTGTCCAGATCGCCAAGCTCCGCTTCTTCATCTCCCTTGTCTGCGACTGGCCCGACGGGCAGACACCGCCGTTACCCAACCTCGAAAACAACTTCGTCTGCGCCAACACGTTGGTCGGTAAAAAAAAGCAGGCCGTTGCCACCCTATTCGACAACGCCGAGATCGAAAACGTGAAGAAGGAACTGAGCCAAGTCCGCCATGATCACTTCTCCGCCCGCCACACCTCGCAAAAGAAGAAACTCCGCAAGCGCGATGCCGAGCTTCGTGCCCGCCTCTTTGTGCTTCTCTCAGAGAACGACCTTTTCGCCCCTGAAGATGCCCGCCAACTTGCCGCCTGGGATCCTTACGACCAAAACGCCACCTCCGCCTTCTTCGACCCCGAATGGATGTTCGACGTCAAAGACGGTTTTGACATCGTTATCGGCAACCCGCCGTATGTCCAACTGCAAAACAACGGCGGTGCTCTGGCAAACCAATACAAAGACCTCGGTTTTGAGACATTTGAACGCACCGGTGATATATACACCCTCTTTTACGAACGTGGATACCAATTCCTTCGGAAAGGCGGACATCTTTGCTATATAACATCCAACAAATGGATGCGCGCGGGATACGGGGCGAGTCTGCGTCAGTTCTTCTCGCAAAAAACGCATGCCAAAACCCTAATCGATTTCGCCGGACAAAAGATATTCGACTCTGCCACCGTGGACACAAATATCCTTCTTCTGGAGAAAACAACACAGGAGCAAGATACCCTCCCAACTAGCGCTGTTATTGCCACCGATGATTGTCGTGAAAATTTGAGCCTTTTTGTGCGACACAATGCCGAAAAATGTTGTTTTAAGGGGGATTCTAGCTGGGTCATTTTGTCGCCAATTGAGCGGAGTATCAAAGAGAAAATTGAGCGTATCGGAACGCCACTGAAAGATTGGGATGTGAAAATATATCGTGGCATTCTAACGGGATGCAACGAGGCATTCATTATCGATGAAGCCAAGCGACAGCAACTTATAGCAGAAGACCCAAAATCTGCTGAAATTATACGACCAGATTTTCTAAATCACATTCACATACCAGTTGATGCCATGCTTTTTAAAGAAATAACTCTTTTAGTTCGCAACAAAAACCATAGTGCTATCAATAAAGTGTTTGCTAATTTTTACAACCTTACTAATGAGGAGCAAGTTTCTTTAGAAACAAATTAA